A single genomic interval of Aphidius gifuensis isolate YNYX2018 linkage group LG6, ASM1490517v1, whole genome shotgun sequence harbors:
- the LOC122858563 gene encoding uncharacterized protein LOC122858563 isoform X3: MASERMEWVEIIEPRTKEHMYANLTTGECVWDPPPGVPVKKTDNNQWWELFDQNTSRFYYYNATSQKTVWHRPTDCDIIPLAKLQTLKQNTEPAGGASGTDGQPTESRRKETVSTQTQTTTIGRTGRYEQDNFALSSGQIGIGSCKPRISGVGVDAKLSPSSPLPSTRRPHHHHHHHHHHHQYNNRHHHRHHDQQQSSSPQQQQQQQQPPPPPPLSSSSSSNRRHHNHSQDSGRSSDSSISHSRTSLESAAAAYRLLESPHRHRSGNINQPPPPPLSSSSTTTTTAATTTRGSGSSTGGSASTLEARSQKSGSGGGGGGTGTLESTKNNNHQIISGEPPPPPPSSLGLSLSTSTPLFKKKIFAEQQQRDVRGQNVDSEQRNRNGREYSSGSSRVSYGPEPSTSPYRETSIDSRLYRQEMPPYRPTDNIQQSKTPPSSSSSSSHDKYGLLIDNSNRYHRERDTTFNRDRVNSLEKSNLSSGGYYSSGSGHTRNINKKDICASGIGSIGRRQHQSGNSSSSVGGGGGRGGAIDTNTKELIYSSMLTDKKSFDNGSKRLTTTTTSSQQQHSNISKQKSLDVIEKSCRQVVDKDDYARTKCNNNNLLDSNCQQALARSYSFVQQQKLQQQLMRRRDRDDDSMHERYLVGAQGHHHHHHHHHQSGRHRLDSNTSSSNESNDSSLNSAIVDDIASHPDDDDDEDDDNHDHDVGNIIRKKRSNGNPSPPVSPYYGNLMVDADHLLPLQHYILQQAKLSGCYKFGDPLLVEEGEDSLEEEVGGDNIGTGTGGGGKVVAVGGGGVVGSGGIVRTDDDSDDQFADDEAASNQGDSSSQEYLEDHYADLGNYDTAGLATYYNTAETLTRSQAASSAQSTLPSTAPLAPIITNQQSLKISLREINSNTTIASTTATTATSLTSTTASLTSCPRPTSLPATNTFTSLVKSYDIADGDDGRRDDTTGGDIEKYAQDNVNLNCGRPKGLRLLFRKKFSVRDILSWSKDPIPRPMLNVVEGEKLLKREACNLFRLVQVYMGDRKANVGMTLDGVAMDIVNTVFSKPPLRDELYVQICRQTTENPRKESLRRGWELMAVCLAFVPPSSTFEPYLEGYMNRHRDPNFQFPEVAKWPIHVQVSHYATVACRRLQRIGANGKRQPKKSTIEDIDQARHQIFRASMFGATLSEVMALQRDRFPNRELPWIQTTLTRQVLVRGGTLTEGIFRVSADADEVSALKLCLDKYEDSGTLSASQDAHAPASLLKLWVRELYEPLIPDIFYSECVSMRHDETEAAAVCATAIIDRLPDLNRRVLSHLIRFLQIFARSDVVQRTKMDANNLAMVMAPNILRCTSQDPRVILENARKEMAFVRILIESLETAWVDDLH, translated from the exons ATGGCTTCAGAAAG AATGGAATGGGTGGAAATAATCGAGCCACGTACCAAAGAGCACATGTATGCCAATCTGACTACTGGTGAATGTGTCTGGGATCCACCGCCTGGAGTTCCTGT aaaAAAGACTGATAATAATCAGTGGTGGGAACTATTTGATCAAAATACCTCGAGATTTTATTACTACAATGCAACATCACAAAAAACTGTTTGGCATAGACCAACTGATTGTGATATTATTCCTCTTGCTAAACTTcag acGTTGAAGCAAAATACTGAACCAGCTGGTGGTGCTAGTGGGACTGATGGTCAACCAACAGAATCACGAAGAAAAGAGACTGTATCAACTCAAACACAAACAACAACTATTGGTAGAACTGGAAGATATGAACAAGATAATTTTGCTTTATCATCAGGA caGATTGGTATTGGTTCGTGTAAGCCACGTATATCAGGTGTTGGTGTAGATGCTAAattatcaccatcatcaccatTACCATCAACAAGACgacctcatcatcatcatcaccatcatcatcatcatcatcagtacaATAATCgacatcatcatcgtcatcatgatcaacaacaatcatcatcaccacaacaacaacagcaacaacaacaaccaccacctccaccaccattgtcatcatcatcatcatcaaatcgTCGTCATCATAATCATTCACAAGATTCTGGTCGTTCAAGTGATAGTTCAATATCACACAGTCGTACTTCTCTTGAATCAGCTGCTGCTGCATATCGTCTTCTTGAATCACCACATCGTCATCGTTCTGGAAATATTAatcaaccaccaccaccaccattatcatcatcatccacaacaacaacaacagcagcaacaacaactcGTGGTAGTGGCAGTAGCACTGGTGGCTCAGCTAGTACACTTGAAGCAAGATCACAAAAAAGTGgaagtggtggtggtggtggtggtacagGAACACTTGaaagtacaaaaaataataatcatcaaataatatctggtgaaccaccaccaccaccgccATCATCACTTGGTCTTTCATTATCAACAAGTAcaccattatttaaaaaaaaaatatttgctgaacaacaacaacgtgaTGTAAGAGGACAAAATGTAGATTCTGAACAACGAAATAGAAATG gtCGTGAATATAGTAGTGGAAGTAGTCGTGTATCATATGGACCAGAGCCAAGTACATCGCCTTATCGTGAAACATCAATTGATTCACGTTTATATAGACAAGAAATGCCACCATATCGTCCAACAGATAATATACAACAATCAAAAACACCaccatcttcatcatcatcatcatcacatgataaatatggtttattaattgataatagtaATCGTTATCATCGTGAACGTGATACAACATTTAATCGTGATCGTGTTAATAGTTtggaaaaatcaaatttaagcTCAGGTGGTTATTATTCAAGTGGTAGTGGACATacaagaaatattaataaaaaagatatatgtGCTAGTGGAATTGGCAGTATTGGAAGAAGACAACATCAAAGTGgtaatagtagtagtagtgttggtggtggtggtggtcgTGGTGGTGCTATAGATACAAATACAAAAGAATTAATATATAGTTCAATGTTGactgataaaaaatcatttgataatgGATCTAAAagattaacaacaacaacaacatcatcacaacaacaacatagtaatatatcaaaacaaaaaagtttagatgttattgaaaaaagttgTAGACAAGTTGTTGATAAAGATGATTATGCAAGAacaaaatgtaataataataatttattagataGTAATTGTCAACAGGCATTGGCAAGAAGTTATAGTTTtgttcaacaacaaaaattacaacaacaattaatgaGACGACGTGATAGAGATGATGATTCAATGCATGAAAGATATTTAGTTGGTGCACAAggacatcatcatcatcatcatcatcatcatcaaagtgGTAGACATCGTCTTGATAGTAATACAAGCAGTAGTAATGAAAGTAATGACAGTAGTTTAAACAGtgcaattgttgatgatattgcATCACATccagatgacgatgatgatgaagatgatgataatcatGATCATGATGTTGgtaatattattagaaaaaaacgTAGTAATGGTAATCCTAGTCCACCAGTATCACCATATTATGGCAATTTGATGGTTGATGCTGATCATTTATTGCCATTAcaacattatattttacaacaagCTAAATTATCTG gtTGTTACAAATTTGGTGATCCTCTTTTAGTTGAGGAAGGTGAAGATTCACTGGAAGAAGAAGTTGGTGGTGATAATATTGGTACTGGtactggtggtggtggtaaagTTGTTGCTGTTGGAGGAGGTGGTGTCGTTGGAAGTGGTGGTATAGTTCGTACTGATGATGATTCAGATGATCAATTTGCTGATGATGAAGCAGCAAGTAATCAGGGTGATTCATCTAGTCAAGAATATTTAGAAGATCATTATGCTGATTTAGGTAATTATGATACAGCTGGACTTGCAACATATTACAATACAGCTGAAACATTAACACGTTCACAAGCAGCAAGTTCAGCTCAATCTACATTACCATCAACAGCACCACTTGCACCAATTATAACAAATCAACAATCtctaaaaatatcattacgtgaaataaattcaaatacaacaatagcatcaacaacagcaacaacagcaacatcattaacatcaacaacagcatcatTAACAAGCTGTCCAAGACCAACATCATTACCAGCAACAAATACATTTACAAGCCTAGTCAAAAGTTATGATATtgctgatggtgatgatggaCGACGTGATGATACAACTGGTggtgatattgaaaaatatgcccaagataatgttaatttaaattgtggtAGACCAAAAGGTTTacgtttattatttagaaaaaaatttagtgtaCGTGATATATTAAGTTGGTCAAAGGATCCAATACCTCGACCAATGTTAAATGTTGTTGAgggtgaaaaattattaaaacgtgaagcatgtaatttatttagacTTGTACAAGTATATATGGGTGATAGAAAAGCAAATGTTGGTATGACACTTGATGGTGTTGCAATGGATATTGTTAATACTGTATTTTCAAAACCACCATTACGTGATGAATTATATGTACAAATATGTCGTCAAACAACTGAAAATCCACGTAAAGAAAGTTTAAGAAGAGGATGGGAATTAATGGCTGTATGTTTAGCATTTGTACCACCAAGTAGTACATTTGAACCATATCTTGAGGGTTATATGAATCGACATCGTGAtccaaattttcaatttcctGAAGTTGCTAAATGGCCAATTCATGTACAAGTTAGTCATTATGCAACAGTTGCTTGTCGTAGATTACAAAGAATTGGTGCTAATGGTAAAAGACAAcctaaaaaatcaacaattgaagATATTGATCAGGCACGTCATCAAATATTTCGTGCATCAATGTTTGGTGCAACATTATCTGAAGTTATGGCATTACAACGTGATCGTTTTCCAAATCGTGAATTACCATGGATACAAACAACATTAACACGTCAAGTACTTGTACGTGGTGGTACATTAACTGAGGGTATATTTCGTGTATCAGCTGATGCTGATGAAGTTAGTGCACTTAAATTATGTCTTGATAAATATGAAGATAGTGGTACATTATCAGCATCACAAGATGCACATGCACCAGCTTCATTACTTAAATTATGGGTTAGAGAATTATATGAGCCACTTATaccagatattttttattctgaatGTGTTTCAATGAGACATGATGAGACTGAAGCTGCGGCTGTTTGTGCAACAGCAATTATTGATAGACTTCCTGATTTAAATCGTCGTGTATTGTCTCATTTAATACGTTTTCTtcag ATATTTGCAAGATCAGATGTTGTACAACGTACTAAAATGGATGCAAATAATTTAGCAATGGTAATGGCACCAAATATATTACGATGTACCTCTCAAGATCCACGAGTTATACTTGAAAATGCAAGAAAAGAAATGGCTTTTGTTCGGATATTAATTGAATCATTAGAAACAGCTTGGGTGGATGATTTACACTga
- the LOC122858563 gene encoding uncharacterized protein LOC122858563 isoform X2, with the protein MASESRMEWVEIIEPRTKEHMYANLTTGECVWDPPPGVPVKKTDNNQWWELFDQNTSRFYYYNATSQKTVWHRPTDCDIIPLAKLQTLKQNTEPAGGASGTDGQPTESRRKETVSTQTQTTTIGRTGRYEQDNFALSSGIGIGSCKPRISGVGVDAKLSPSSPLPSTRRPHHHHHHHHHHHQYNNRHHHRHHDQQQSSSPQQQQQQQQPPPPPPLSSSSSSNRRHHNHSQDSGRSSDSSISHSRTSLESAAAAYRLLESPHRHRSGNINQPPPPPLSSSSTTTTTAATTTRGSGSSTGGSASTLEARSQKSGSGGGGGGTGTLESTKNNNHQIISGEPPPPPPSSLGLSLSTSTPLFKKKIFAEQQQRDVRGQNVDSEQRNRNGREYSSGSSRVSYGPEPSTSPYRETSIDSRLYRQEMPPYRPTDNIQQSKTPPSSSSSSSHDKYGLLIDNSNRYHRERDTTFNRDRVNSLEKSNLSSGGYYSSGSGHTRNINKKDICASGIGSIGRRQHQSGNSSSSVGGGGGRGGAIDTNTKELIYSSMLTDKKSFDNGSKRLTTTTTSSQQQHSNISKQKSLDVIEKSCRQVVDKDDYARTKCNNNNLLDSNCQQALARSYSFVQQQKLQQQLMRRRDRDDDSMHERYLVGAQGHHHHHHHHHQSGRHRLDSNTSSSNESNDSSLNSAIVDDIASHPDDDDDEDDDNHDHDVGNIIRKKRSNGNPSPPVSPYYGNLMVDADHLLPLQHYILQQAKLSGCYKFGDPLLVEEGEDSLEEEVGGDNIGTGTGGGGKVVAVGGGGVVGSGGIVRTDDDSDDQFADDEAASNQGDSSSQEYLEDHYADLGNYDTAGLATYYNTAETLTRSQAASSAQSTLPSTAPLAPIITNQQSLKISLREINSNTTIASTTATTATSLTSTTASLTSCPRPTSLPATNTFTSLVKSYDIADGDDGRRDDTTGGDIEKYAQDNVNLNCGRPKGLRLLFRKKFSVRDILSWSKDPIPRPMLNVVEGEKLLKREACNLFRLVQVYMGDRKANVGMTLDGVAMDIVNTVFSKPPLRDELYVQICRQTTENPRKESLRRGWELMAVCLAFVPPSSTFEPYLEGYMNRHRDPNFQFPEVAKWPIHVQVSHYATVACRRLQRIGANGKRQPKKSTIEDIDQARHQIFRASMFGATLSEVMALQRDRFPNRELPWIQTTLTRQVLVRGGTLTEGIFRVSADADEVSALKLCLDKYEDSGTLSASQDAHAPASLLKLWVRELYEPLIPDIFYSECVSMRHDETEAAAVCATAIIDRLPDLNRRVLSHLIRFLQIFARSDVVQRTKMDANNLAMVMAPNILRCTSQDPRVILENARKEMAFVRILIESLETAWVDDLH; encoded by the exons ATGGCTTCAGAAAG cAGAATGGAATGGGTGGAAATAATCGAGCCACGTACCAAAGAGCACATGTATGCCAATCTGACTACTGGTGAATGTGTCTGGGATCCACCGCCTGGAGTTCCTGT aaaAAAGACTGATAATAATCAGTGGTGGGAACTATTTGATCAAAATACCTCGAGATTTTATTACTACAATGCAACATCACAAAAAACTGTTTGGCATAGACCAACTGATTGTGATATTATTCCTCTTGCTAAACTTcag acGTTGAAGCAAAATACTGAACCAGCTGGTGGTGCTAGTGGGACTGATGGTCAACCAACAGAATCACGAAGAAAAGAGACTGTATCAACTCAAACACAAACAACAACTATTGGTAGAACTGGAAGATATGAACAAGATAATTTTGCTTTATCATCAGGA ATTGGTATTGGTTCGTGTAAGCCACGTATATCAGGTGTTGGTGTAGATGCTAAattatcaccatcatcaccatTACCATCAACAAGACgacctcatcatcatcatcaccatcatcatcatcatcatcagtacaATAATCgacatcatcatcgtcatcatgatcaacaacaatcatcatcaccacaacaacaacagcaacaacaacaaccaccacctccaccaccattgtcatcatcatcatcatcaaatcgTCGTCATCATAATCATTCACAAGATTCTGGTCGTTCAAGTGATAGTTCAATATCACACAGTCGTACTTCTCTTGAATCAGCTGCTGCTGCATATCGTCTTCTTGAATCACCACATCGTCATCGTTCTGGAAATATTAatcaaccaccaccaccaccattatcatcatcatccacaacaacaacaacagcagcaacaacaactcGTGGTAGTGGCAGTAGCACTGGTGGCTCAGCTAGTACACTTGAAGCAAGATCACAAAAAAGTGgaagtggtggtggtggtggtggtacagGAACACTTGaaagtacaaaaaataataatcatcaaataatatctggtgaaccaccaccaccaccgccATCATCACTTGGTCTTTCATTATCAACAAGTAcaccattatttaaaaaaaaaatatttgctgaacaacaacaacgtgaTGTAAGAGGACAAAATGTAGATTCTGAACAACGAAATAGAAATG gtCGTGAATATAGTAGTGGAAGTAGTCGTGTATCATATGGACCAGAGCCAAGTACATCGCCTTATCGTGAAACATCAATTGATTCACGTTTATATAGACAAGAAATGCCACCATATCGTCCAACAGATAATATACAACAATCAAAAACACCaccatcttcatcatcatcatcatcacatgataaatatggtttattaattgataatagtaATCGTTATCATCGTGAACGTGATACAACATTTAATCGTGATCGTGTTAATAGTTtggaaaaatcaaatttaagcTCAGGTGGTTATTATTCAAGTGGTAGTGGACATacaagaaatattaataaaaaagatatatgtGCTAGTGGAATTGGCAGTATTGGAAGAAGACAACATCAAAGTGgtaatagtagtagtagtgttggtggtggtggtggtcgTGGTGGTGCTATAGATACAAATACAAAAGAATTAATATATAGTTCAATGTTGactgataaaaaatcatttgataatgGATCTAAAagattaacaacaacaacaacatcatcacaacaacaacatagtaatatatcaaaacaaaaaagtttagatgttattgaaaaaagttgTAGACAAGTTGTTGATAAAGATGATTATGCAAGAacaaaatgtaataataataatttattagataGTAATTGTCAACAGGCATTGGCAAGAAGTTATAGTTTtgttcaacaacaaaaattacaacaacaattaatgaGACGACGTGATAGAGATGATGATTCAATGCATGAAAGATATTTAGTTGGTGCACAAggacatcatcatcatcatcatcatcatcatcaaagtgGTAGACATCGTCTTGATAGTAATACAAGCAGTAGTAATGAAAGTAATGACAGTAGTTTAAACAGtgcaattgttgatgatattgcATCACATccagatgacgatgatgatgaagatgatgataatcatGATCATGATGTTGgtaatattattagaaaaaaacgTAGTAATGGTAATCCTAGTCCACCAGTATCACCATATTATGGCAATTTGATGGTTGATGCTGATCATTTATTGCCATTAcaacattatattttacaacaagCTAAATTATCTG gtTGTTACAAATTTGGTGATCCTCTTTTAGTTGAGGAAGGTGAAGATTCACTGGAAGAAGAAGTTGGTGGTGATAATATTGGTACTGGtactggtggtggtggtaaagTTGTTGCTGTTGGAGGAGGTGGTGTCGTTGGAAGTGGTGGTATAGTTCGTACTGATGATGATTCAGATGATCAATTTGCTGATGATGAAGCAGCAAGTAATCAGGGTGATTCATCTAGTCAAGAATATTTAGAAGATCATTATGCTGATTTAGGTAATTATGATACAGCTGGACTTGCAACATATTACAATACAGCTGAAACATTAACACGTTCACAAGCAGCAAGTTCAGCTCAATCTACATTACCATCAACAGCACCACTTGCACCAATTATAACAAATCAACAATCtctaaaaatatcattacgtgaaataaattcaaatacaacaatagcatcaacaacagcaacaacagcaacatcattaacatcaacaacagcatcatTAACAAGCTGTCCAAGACCAACATCATTACCAGCAACAAATACATTTACAAGCCTAGTCAAAAGTTATGATATtgctgatggtgatgatggaCGACGTGATGATACAACTGGTggtgatattgaaaaatatgcccaagataatgttaatttaaattgtggtAGACCAAAAGGTTTacgtttattatttagaaaaaaatttagtgtaCGTGATATATTAAGTTGGTCAAAGGATCCAATACCTCGACCAATGTTAAATGTTGTTGAgggtgaaaaattattaaaacgtgaagcatgtaatttatttagacTTGTACAAGTATATATGGGTGATAGAAAAGCAAATGTTGGTATGACACTTGATGGTGTTGCAATGGATATTGTTAATACTGTATTTTCAAAACCACCATTACGTGATGAATTATATGTACAAATATGTCGTCAAACAACTGAAAATCCACGTAAAGAAAGTTTAAGAAGAGGATGGGAATTAATGGCTGTATGTTTAGCATTTGTACCACCAAGTAGTACATTTGAACCATATCTTGAGGGTTATATGAATCGACATCGTGAtccaaattttcaatttcctGAAGTTGCTAAATGGCCAATTCATGTACAAGTTAGTCATTATGCAACAGTTGCTTGTCGTAGATTACAAAGAATTGGTGCTAATGGTAAAAGACAAcctaaaaaatcaacaattgaagATATTGATCAGGCACGTCATCAAATATTTCGTGCATCAATGTTTGGTGCAACATTATCTGAAGTTATGGCATTACAACGTGATCGTTTTCCAAATCGTGAATTACCATGGATACAAACAACATTAACACGTCAAGTACTTGTACGTGGTGGTACATTAACTGAGGGTATATTTCGTGTATCAGCTGATGCTGATGAAGTTAGTGCACTTAAATTATGTCTTGATAAATATGAAGATAGTGGTACATTATCAGCATCACAAGATGCACATGCACCAGCTTCATTACTTAAATTATGGGTTAGAGAATTATATGAGCCACTTATaccagatattttttattctgaatGTGTTTCAATGAGACATGATGAGACTGAAGCTGCGGCTGTTTGTGCAACAGCAATTATTGATAGACTTCCTGATTTAAATCGTCGTGTATTGTCTCATTTAATACGTTTTCTtcag ATATTTGCAAGATCAGATGTTGTACAACGTACTAAAATGGATGCAAATAATTTAGCAATGGTAATGGCACCAAATATATTACGATGTACCTCTCAAGATCCACGAGTTATACTTGAAAATGCAAGAAAAGAAATGGCTTTTGTTCGGATATTAATTGAATCATTAGAAACAGCTTGGGTGGATGATTTACACTga